TGTAAAGTCAAAGTTTTCATATTCTTTTATGTACATTTTCTTCCAACGGttggtatttttttttgtatatAATAGCGTCAATCATGGCAACTTTTAATGTCAATATCTCCTTCTCTTGTTCTCTTTACCCAATTATATTATTACCATCCAACCTCAGACATCCAATAACAAAAACTTTTGTTAACTGACTATAACTACAAACATAacctttcaaatttgaaaatgagATTCTCTACTGCCTTTTCCGTTGCTCTATTGTCTTTCGCTAAATTGATTGTTGCTGATTCTGAGCAATTCGGTCTAGTCACCATCAGATCCGGTTCTGCTTTGCAATATGCTGGTGTCTACAGTAAAGACGGTGCTTTATACTTCGGTAGTGGCGACTCTTTGTCTGGTGTAATCACTGATGATGGTAAATTGAAGTTCACTGACAACACTTACGCTGTTGTTGGCGACGATGGTTACCTAActgcttcttctgatgAATCTACTGCTTCCACGGGTTTCTCCATCAAGAGCGGTTATTTGGCTTACGCTGACAAAAACGGCTTCTACGGTGTCTTAGAAGACAGCTCATACAAGGTTGCTACTAAGAGTGAAAGCAGTGACAGCTTGCCTGTTGCTATCTCTGCTAGAGGTTCTGACGGCCAAGTTGTCCCAGACTTCTCTGCTGACGgttcctcttcctcttcctcaGCTGCTCCAGAAAGTAGTTCTGAAACTTCCTCAGCTGCCCCAGAAACTTCCTCAGCTGCCCCAGAAACCACTACCATTGCTCCAGAAACCACATCAAAGGATTCTAACGTCGTCCAAACTGTTGCCCCAGTCTCTCAAATCGGTGATGGCCAAATTCAAGCTACCACTGGTACTCAATCCGTCTGGATCAAGACTGAATCCGGCAACAACGCTGGCAAGGTCACCTTCGGTGCCGGTGCTGGTATCGCCGCCATCGCTGCTCTATTGTTGTAATAGGTTAACAGATACTATAAAAGAATCCATCTTTTGAGTATTTACTTTCACATTTGCAGCTTGAAGATTTCTCTTCAAACCGAAAAATAATGCAAACTTCATTGTTTCAGTTCCTTCATCACTTTACAATACCACGATTATTAACGTTCATTCCTAATGCTTTCATATCCCCACGTCGTTAGTACCTTTTTTCAATTCGTCTATATATGCATCTTCATTAATATTTACTATTTCAGATATACTGAAAAAGCTATAATTAAAACAATACCATACTACTTTAGAAGATTAGTCCTGAACGATTTCCTAAGATTTTAATGAATAAAGTTTAAGGTAGTCCAAACTTCCCCATAGTGAATTAATTTTCTAGTTTTCGGTCTTCGAGATCATGTCATACGGTGGCGAACTTAAGTTGTCTCATAGCTGTGTGAATTTGTCTAGCATTTGAATCTCATCGCACATTGGTAATAAGCTTATCAGAAGTGCGAATACAGAGATCAAGCATCCTAAACGCCTATAGCGTCTCCATAGACAATCATGTCCGAGCGTAAATCAACAAACAAATACTACCCACCAGACTATGATCCGGTGAAGGCTGAGCGAGAGGCCAGAAAGCTCTCCAAACGGCTTAAAACGATGAACAAGGATACCATCACTATTAGATTGATGACTCCATTTAGCATGCGGTGTCTGAAATGTAATGACTTCATACCGAAGAGCAGGAAATTTAATGCAAAGAAGGAAACCTTACCTGAGAAGTACTTAGACAAGATCCGTTTATATCGTTTTGAGATACGATGTCCAAGTTGTAACAAtgttatttctttcaagacTAATCCACAGACTGGAGATTATACAATGGATGTAGGCGGAGTTAAGAATTTTATCAGTACCGCTGATAAAAATGGGTCGGAACCCAATAAGGAGATCCCGGAGAATGAGACTTTAGAACAGATGTTGGAAAGATTAGAGAGAGAGCAAGAGTTGGAAAACGAGAAAGGACAAGATGATGGCAGAGATAGAATGGAGATTATAGAGGAAAAACTAGCCAAATTACAACGAGAACAGGAGGACGAtgttgaattggaaaaaatcGCCGAAAGAGAACAAATAAGAATAGAGAAACTAGAAGAATACAATCACTCAAGAAAGCGCAAACAAGAAGATCAGGACACTTTAGATGATATGATTGCAGAACAAGCTTTTCATGATCATGTTGTTAAACCAGACGATGAGAACGGTCAGGACGCCGGTCAAGATGCAAGTAACAGAATTACTGTGGTACCGACGAAATTAGcattaaagaaaaaaaagaatccaCTTGGAGTGAAGctgaagaggaagaaggTATGACGCAGTATGctattttgtttttgttaACCCTTTCCTTAAAGTTTGTAGCCGCATGTAACGAAGTACGATGATCACATGATCTTCGGCATAAGATAATAAACAACATTAAAATCATGGTTATCTTTTTGTAGCATTGAATGAATAGACTCGAATAAAATCTACCACCTAAAACCAATAATATAGTTAGCGATGTCTTTTCCATACGAAAGCGAGGTCAAAACAGAAATTCCAACACttcagaaagaagaattcaaCGATGCAACCTTCACCTACATGAAATGGCCTTCCAGCCTTAAGAAGCACGAGCGTAACACTCACACTAACACCACTGATGTAGAAGACGAACAAGTTATTACAAAGTGCAGAGTTTTGATTGTACATGGATTCTGTGAATACTACAAGATTTATTACAAACTTATGGATAATTTAGCTTTGAATGGTGTTGAAAGTTTTATGTTCGATCAAAGAGGATCTGGTGATACCTCCCCAGGAAAGGAGAGGGGGAAAACCGATGAAGTTGCCACTTTTGCTGATTTAAACCATTTCATCGAGATGAACTTGAAAGAGTGTGAACCCGTAGATCGCAAATTGTTCCTTTTTGGCCATTCCATGGGTGGCGGAATCGCATTGAACTACGGGTGTAATGGTAAGTACAAGGATAAAATCGCAGGAATCATTACGACAGGCCCTTTGATTGAATTGCATCCTAACTCAAGACCCAATTTCATTCTGCGTTGCCTGGCACCTGCACTAGCAAGCGTGTTGCCGAGGTTCACGATCGATACAGCATTGAATGTGGACGGGATTACAAGCGATGAAGATTACAAGGAGTTGTTAAGAACAGACCCTAAGCTAAAGTTAACGGgttctttcaaacaaatctACGATATGCTAGAAAGAGGCAAGAAGTTGGTGAATGACCCATATGTTGCAAAGACATTTAAAAGCCCACTATTGATAATGCATGGGAAGGCCGACACTATCAACGACCCGGATTCATCCGAAAAGTTCGTCAATGAAAGGATACCTCAGGTCGAGGACAAGACTGTAAAGATTTATAACGATGCAAAACATTCATTATTATCAATAGAAGTGGATTCCGTTTTCCAAGAATCGTTTAAAGACATGATCGACTGGATCAACGCACATGTATAACGAAACCAAGTAAATCATATATCAAATAGACAAACCGATTAGCAACCAGAAAATCAAGCCCCTCCTTTTTCCCTCACGATCAGGCCGTTAAACTTGGCTACTACGTATTATTGGTACTGGCGGCTTGTTCTAGCGGATTAAGTGGAATCAGAAAATTGATGCCAGATATCTGACTTCGTGTTTTACTTGATGATCTTCAGAGTGGAAAAGGGATTCCAAATACTAAGTGTGAAAAAATAATGGAGATGTCGTCAAACCCAGACAGAAAACtagatgaagaaaccatctGCGTTCATGCTGTTGTGGCCTTGATTAAAGTTATAGAGGTTTCTGCCCTAACATTCTGCATTACTTCCATAAAGTGGCGGGCTATAGATGCCCGTACAACGCCGTTGAACAACAAAGACGAAGAAACATTACCTCTAAGGCCACTATGACGAATAAAGCACCTAAGCTAACAGTAAAGTCTGGCAGGGCACAACACGGATCCATTGTATATAGATTGTCAGTTGGGAtactttttcattttcccCTCCGAATGTCACACGTCctttttctcttgaatGTCTCTCCACTAATTCTCCACAAAAACCAAAGTGGAGAGATCAAGGATGGAAAACGACATGCAGAAAGCCCGGCTCGTACAGGAAACCAATTGTTctagagaaaaaaaaaaaaaactaaatCACGGAACACGAATATTCCTGTACTAAAGTAACGTCCTGCATCCGCATAAGACTTCGAGGTCCACGCACCGAAGCACTTACATAATCCATGGAAACGGAACTCCCGTGCACCCTGCAAACTATCCCTATGGCTTTTTTTTGTGTCACCTTGCCCAAACATAGCGTGATCCGTTCTTGCGAATCATCCTAGGGATAGCAAAACCCTTCCTTCAAATCTCTTTGCTCTCTATATTTCCCGTTCCCAGGCAGTGCCGGCAACAGACTTTTCCAGTCTGGTGACGAACTAGAACATGTGTGATATCTCGGAGGGCTGACTTCCATGAATAACCTCTGATTTTGAATAGGTAATGGGAGGCTCGTATCTCACGACTTCGTGACATGGTTTTCCCATTTACAGAAATCCAATCTTGGTTCTTCGCAAGCTTAGCGTAGTATAATGCATAGGCGGATACTGCCAGTGGTCTTGTAATAGAATTTTATCAGTGGCTTTATCTCAGCGTAGTGCTATATAGTATGACGCCGGTATTTTTAGGGTTGTATCTAGGGTAGAAGAGGGATTGGGAAaggaaattgtttctttctcATAAGACTGTGGGCCCGATTAAATTGACACTCAATCCAAAGTGGCTGTATACTTTATCTCAGTCTCGAAGTTTGAACGGGTTGTAAAATACACTTTAAACCTTTATGCGTGTTCAGCGCGcatttttttgaaactttaCCCCTTCACACCTACCGATATATTCTTATTATCGAATAACGATATATGTGcattaatatatatatatatgggTAAAGTATATGCTATGATAGTATCTTAACGACCTTTGGGTTATTGTAGTGTCTATGCCCATATATACACCTCACGAGTAAGCAGTTACCAAGATTGCCTTAGTTGTTAATATCAGTTTATCAATCCTTTTTCCATGTTGGATGAACGTCTGGAATCAGATGAAGGAGTAAAGCCTTTAGTGTGCCATTGTGGTTGTCCCAATGAAAGAGGCTCCATATTTGAGAGATCAGTGCAGGACCCCTTTTGCTCTACTTTTTACAATGATGATCAAGAACCACTCGAGATACACAGTCGTGCAGAAGATTCACTGTATGAATTGAATCCATTGCAGGAGGAAACGCTGTACTATAAGATTCCCAgtgataatgaagaagagtttCAGGAGGTAGAGCTTGGAGGGAACCCATTCCGTTCGAATATGATGCGTGGAGATACTTCTTTGAAGGGGAAAATTGGATCACCATCAAAGTGTGGTTGTGTGGTATGTTCGAACTGCCACGGGCTAAGGAAACCTAGATCGAAATCGTCCGCTTCTTACAATGGATACAGTTTCTCGCTAGATTCAAACCCAGTCTCAAGGACAAACAGTATAGTCATTCCATTGTCTAAACAACCCACAAGACAGAGCAttgcttcttctgttgGATGTCTAGATACAAACAATACCATAAATAATAACAGTCTCTCTTTTGGATCCCCAACTAATATCACTGACGAGGGCGCAATAGATCCTAAATCTTCCAATGGATCAAGATCGTCCATTAGCTTATCTACAAATGCCATTCCAACACACTTATACAGCTTGGAGAGATACGTAAGTTCTGAATTGGATTCAGCGACGGAatccttctttgataaGTCAAAACAATTGTCAGACGAAGCTTCAACTCATGGAACAGAAGACACCGTCTCTTCATCGTTGGCAAAAATGTCATTACGAACTTCACCTCAAAGTTCAAATAGCACAATTGCCAATCCAAACACCTACACTAATAGAACCATACCAGAAATACCGTCAGGAACTCAATCAATTAACCAATATTCATCTTCACATCCACCACCATTTTTGGACgcaagaaaaagaagaaagtcTTTCATTGAACAGGCTTTATCAGAGAGTTTCTCATAATAAAATTCACAACCCCAGTCTTCAACCACCCTCAGTTACCCCAATCATAATCATCAGTATACCCTCATGCATCAAATATATAAACGTAATAGGACATAGACTGTCACCTAATCACTATTTAATTACCCGACTTTTGCATGCATTTGCtgattcttttttttttttttcagtttgtGTACTTCACATCTCATCTCACATCTCATCAGAAAATGCATCAACTTCCATACATAAAAGTATTTAATCATAATATGCTTCAACAGTTATTATTTCCTATATCACTTTATCTGtattttcaagaagttctGTAAATTGAGCATCTATCAATGTGCTGAGTAACATATTTTGATTTGTGACTCTGACTCATTTCTTGCgaacttttttttttggttaGTTCGATCTATTCTGTTCAAAGCTATTCTTTGAAGTAGATTGTACACGACTGGTGCCTTTATTATCTCAGTACAATTAGAATCAAGTTTCCTTATGACGATGCGTTTGCCAAATGAACCGTTTGATTCAGATTCGGACTCAAACGaatctgtttctttgaGAGACGATGACGACAAAAACTTTTTCTACGATACTGATGAGATGCTGGACGAGGAATACTCTGAGTTCCACGGCACTGCTGCTAATACAGATCCTATTGCGGAACATGCTTGTGCATATTGTGGTATTGATAATACTTCATGTGTTGTCAAGTGTAACATTTGCAGCAAATGGTTTTGTAATTCGAAAAATGGTACTAATAGTTCCCATATTGTGAACCATTTAGTTTTATCCCATCATTCTTCAGTTTCATTACATCCAGACTCAGAGCTAGGAGATACTACTTTGGAATGCTACAATTGTGGACGTACTAATGTGTTTGTTCTTGGTTTTGTTCCGGCTAAGAGTGAGGCTGTTGTGGTCTTGTTGTGCAGATTGCCTTGTGCTAAAATGAAGAATGTTAATTGGGATACAGATAACTGGCAACCacttattgaagaaaggaAGATGCTATCTTGGGTGGCAGAAGAACcaagtgaagaagatcagTTGAAGGCCAGGATGATTACTCCATCTCAAATTACGAAATTGGAAGCAAGATggaaatcaaacaaaaacgCTACAATTATGGATATTGATATGGTCgaacaagatgaagatattcCTCCGACTTTGATGAGATACACTGATGCTTATCAGTACCAAAGATCATTTGGTCCTTTGATTCAGTTAGAAGCAGATTATGATAAGCAATTAAAGGAATCACAGGCCTTAGAACACATCTCTGTCACATGGGATTTAGCATTGAACAACAGACATCTAGCTACTTTTGCATTATCCACATTCGAATCTAACGAATTAAAAGTTGCCGTTGGTGATGAGATGATTTTAAAGTATAGTGGTCCACAACATGCAGATTGGACAGGAAAAGGTTTCATCATCCAGCTACCAAAcagtttcaaagatgaatttactcttgaattgaaaccaaGTCAAAAAACTCCACCAACTAATTGTACTACAGGATTTACAGCAGTTTTTGTATGGAGGGGAACTTCTTATATTAGAATGCAAGAAGCGTTAAGAAAATTTGCTGTCACCAAAAAATCATTATCAGGGTTCTTGTATTATAAGATATTGGGCCAAGAGGTTCCAGATGTGGAATTTGATGTAGAATTACCCAAAAGCATTTTTGTGCCTCACTTCACCGAGTTAAACCAATCTCAAAGTAATGCTGTGAAGCATGTTTTACAAAGACCTTTATCATTGATCCAGGGACCTCCTGGTACCGGTAAAACCGTCACTTCAGCTACCATTGTTTATCATTTGTCTAAAATCCACAAACAGCGTGTTTTAGTTTGTGCACCATCTAACGTTGCAGTGGATCATCTTGCTGCCAAGTTGCACAGTATGGGTTTAAAGGTAGTACGATTAACTGCTAAAAGTAGAGAAGATGTGGAGAGCTCAGTGTCCGAGTTAGCATTGCATAACTTGGTCAGCAGGTCTGCAGAAGGTAAACTCAAAAAACTTCTCAATCTTAAGGAAAAAACAGGGGAACTTTCCTCATCGGATACCACGAAATTTGTGAAGTTAGTGAGAAAATCAGAAGCTACCATCATTCAAAAAGCTGATGTTATTTGCTGTACTTGCGTCGGCGCTGGTGATAAAAGATTGGACTATAAGTTCCGCACAGTATTGATCGATGAAAGTACTCAAGCGTCAGAACCTGAATGTTTGATCCCTATCGTCAAGGGAGCCAAACAAGTTGTTCTAGTTGGTGATCATCAGCAACTTGGTCCTGTCATTTTAGATAGAAAAGCTGGTGACGCTGGTTTGAAACAatctttgtttgaaagattAATTTCCTTGGGTCACATTCCTATTAGATTGGAAGTCCAATATAGAATGAATCCACAATTAAGCGAATTCCCAAGCAACATGTTCTACGAAGGTAGTTTACAGAATGGTGTCACCATCGAGCAACGTACTATTGCAAGATCTACCTTTCCATGGCCAATTCATACTATCCCTATGATGTTTTGGGCTAACTATGGTCGTGAAGAGATCTCAGGCAATGGTACTTCCTACTTGAACAGAATTGAAGCCATGAACTGTGAAAAGATCATTACAAGACTATTCAAAGATGGTGTCAAACCAGAACAGATTGGTGTTATAACTCCTTATGAGGGGCAGAGAGCATATGTTGTACAATATATGCAAATGAATGGTTCGATGGAAAAATCATTGTACATGGGCGTTGAAGTGGCATCAGTAGATGCTTTCCAAGGTAGAGAAAAAGACTATATTATTTTGTCTTGTGTCCGTGCCAATGAGAGAAACACCATTGGTTTCTTGAGTGACCCACGTCGTCTAAATGTTGCGTTGACTCGTGCTAAATACGGTCTAATAATATTGGGTAACCCAAGGGCACTATCTCGCAATAGCTTATGGAGTCATCTACTACTTCATTTCAGAGAAAAGGGTTGTCTTGTTGAAGGGTTTTTGGATAATTTACAACTCTGCACAGTCCAATTGACGAAACCTTCTAGGGCACCCAGGAAAGCCCCATCCAACAACAGTAGTTATACACAATATGCTGGTCAGAGAGACTTTGACACTCAAAGTTTGGTCTCATTCGGTGGCCAAAACGTCGTTGAAAAATCTTTTATTCCAAACACGGACTTGTCTTCGTTATTGAACCAACAATATTGGAATGGACAGTCTTTTGATACACAATCGCGCTTAAGTGCTACGCATCCTGTTAACCAATACGATAAAGACGCGGTCAATTTTGATGGAAGTTTATCCAATGGCTTAAGGAAGTACAATGGAGTGGGCTCAAAGTATCAAACcattgatgaagaatcaACGTTAAACATACTCAAGAGTTTGGACATCAATTGAACATGAACGCGTATCAATCCATTAATTAAATAATATTACAAGGGTTAATGTAAAGAAAAGCTGTTTTGCAGAGTCCAAGGTTGATCAGATTGGCAATAACAAACATGCAGGGGAATTAACCCTTTTTGAACCATCTGGCAAGCTTGCTTTCTGATTTTTGCTTGAGATCGGCCGGACTTTTGCCaaacattgaaaacttgCTTGTTCTATTCACGGCTTCATCGGTGGAATTATGATGAATGAGCtggtctttcttttctgaagAGACAAAAAAGCTTTCCGCTGTGCTGTTGGACTTAAATAATTTTGTATACCCGTCCTTCAAGGCataaagattttgaaagtCTAGATAcaccttcttttctttgtcatAGTATAGACTATTAGCAAGAAAAGATGCATATTCTGATTTCCCCAAGATAATCTCATTAGGATATTCATAGTCATCTAAAACTTTGACAAGTTGCCTaattttgttgaataatAACACTGACTCCTGTTCGAGCTGGTTCAGTAAATCACCATTATTAGAAGGAGTAGATTGGAGAGAATGAACGTTAGCCTTATTACCATCGCTATCCTCTTCACTTTTCAGTAAGCTGAGGAGCTCTTCACCAAAAACTTCGGTGTTATTTTCGCTCATTTTTTCGAATTCTAGCCCGCCGATACTAAATTCACTTTTTTCGGTTGGTTtatcttgaacaattttGAACATGTGTTCCATACTGACACTTCTTACAGTTTTCGAAGATTTACTTTCCTCTGATGTTGCAAATATATTGATTAGTTCTGTTTCTCTCAAATATTTATCAATTAAGAAAGGATTAGCTGGCAAGTTCTTCAGAATATCTTGACTTAATTCAAGTTTTGGCCTAGTCAGACTGCTActcaatttcaattttttaGGAGCAAAGTCGAGCTTCTTTTCGGTA
The genomic region above belongs to Kluyveromyces lactis strain NRRL Y-1140 chromosome B complete sequence and contains:
- the YJU2 gene encoding mRNA splicing protein YJU2 (similar to uniprot|P28320 Saccharomyces cerevisiae YKL095W YJU2 Essential nuclear protein putative spliceosomal component involved in mRNA splicing based on computational analysis of large-scale protein-protein interaction data) yields the protein MSERKSTNKYYPPDYDPVKAEREARKLSKRLKTMNKDTITIRLMTPFSMRCLKCNDFIPKSRKFNAKKETLPEKYLDKIRLYRFEIRCPSCNNVISFKTNPQTGDYTMDVGGVKNFISTADKNGSEPNKEIPENETLEQMLERLEREQELENEKGQDDGRDRMEIIEEKLAKLQREQEDDVELEKIAEREQIRIEKLEEYNHSRKRKQEDQDTLDDMIAEQAFHDHVVKPDDENGQDAGQDASNRITVVPTKLALKKKKNPLGVKLKRKKV
- the MBR1 gene encoding Mbr1p (weakly similar to uniprot|P23493 Saccharomyces cerevisiae YKL093W MBR1 Protein involved in mitochondrial functions and stress response); translation: MLDERLESDEGVKPLVCHCGCPNERGSIFERSVQDPFCSTFYNDDQEPLEIHSRAEDSLYELNPLQEETLYYKIPSDNEEEFQEVELGGNPFRSNMMRGDTSLKGKIGSPSKCGCVVCSNCHGLRKPRSKSSASYNGYSFSLDSNPVSRTNSIVIPLSKQPTRQSIASSVGCLDTNNTINNNSLSFGSPTNITDEGAIDPKSSNGSRSSISLSTNAIPTHLYSLERYVSSELDSATESFFDKSKQLSDEASTHGTEDTVSSSLAKMSLRTSPQSSNSTIANPNTYTNRTIPEIPSGTQSINQYSSSHPPPFLDARKRRKSFIEQALSESFS
- the YJU3 gene encoding acylglycerol lipase (similar to uniprot|P28321 Saccharomyces cerevisiae YKL094W YJU3 Protein of unknown function localizes to lipid particles), translated to MSFPYESEVKTEIPTLQKEEFNDATFTYMKWPSSLKKHERNTHTNTTDVEDEQVITKCRVLIVHGFCEYYKIYYKLMDNLALNGVESFMFDQRGSGDTSPGKERGKTDEVATFADLNHFIEMNLKECEPVDRKLFLFGHSMGGGIALNYGCNGKYKDKIAGIITTGPLIELHPNSRPNFILRCLAPALASVLPRFTIDTALNVDGITSDEDYKELLRTDPKLKLTGSFKQIYDMLERGKKLVNDPYVAKTFKSPLLIMHGKADTINDPDSSEKFVNERIPQVEDKTVKIYNDAKHSLLSIEVDSVFQESFKDMIDWINAHV
- the NAM7 gene encoding ATP-dependent RNA helicase NAM7 (similar to uniprot|P30771 Saccharomyces cerevisiae YMR080C NAM7 ATP-dependent RNA helicase of the SFI superfamily required for nonsense mediated mRNA decay and for efficient translation termination at nonsense codons) → MTMRLPNEPFDSDSDSNESVSLRDDDDKNFFYDTDEMLDEEYSEFHGTAANTDPIAEHACAYCGIDNTSCVVKCNICSKWFCNSKNGTNSSHIVNHLVLSHHSSVSLHPDSELGDTTLECYNCGRTNVFVLGFVPAKSEAVVVLLCRLPCAKMKNVNWDTDNWQPLIEERKMLSWVAEEPSEEDQLKARMITPSQITKLEARWKSNKNATIMDIDMVEQDEDIPPTLMRYTDAYQYQRSFGPLIQLEADYDKQLKESQALEHISVTWDLALNNRHLATFALSTFESNELKVAVGDEMILKYSGPQHADWTGKGFIIQLPNSFKDEFTLELKPSQKTPPTNCTTGFTAVFVWRGTSYIRMQEALRKFAVTKKSLSGFLYYKILGQEVPDVEFDVELPKSIFVPHFTELNQSQSNAVKHVLQRPLSLIQGPPGTGKTVTSATIVYHLSKIHKQRVLVCAPSNVAVDHLAAKLHSMGLKVVRLTAKSREDVESSVSELALHNLVSRSAEGKLKKLLNLKEKTGELSSSDTTKFVKLVRKSEATIIQKADVICCTCVGAGDKRLDYKFRTVLIDESTQASEPECLIPIVKGAKQVVLVGDHQQLGPVILDRKAGDAGLKQSLFERLISLGHIPIRLEVQYRMNPQLSEFPSNMFYEGSLQNGVTIEQRTIARSTFPWPIHTIPMMFWANYGREEISGNGTSYLNRIEAMNCEKIITRLFKDGVKPEQIGVITPYEGQRAYVVQYMQMNGSMEKSLYMGVEVASVDAFQGREKDYIILSCVRANERNTIGFLSDPRRLNVALTRAKYGLIILGNPRALSRNSLWSHLLLHFREKGCLVEGFLDNLQLCTVQLTKPSRAPRKAPSNNSSYTQYAGQRDFDTQSLVSFGGQNVVEKSFIPNTDLSSLLNQQYWNGQSFDTQSRLSATHPVNQYDKDAVNFDGSLSNGLRKYNGVGSKYQTIDEESTLNILKSLDIN
- the CWP1 gene encoding Cwp1p (some similarities with uniprot|P28319 Saccharomyces cerevisiae YKL096W CWP1 Cell wall mannoprotein linked to a beta-1 3- and beta-1 6-glucan heteropolymer through a phosphodiester bond involved in cell wall organization), which encodes MRFSTAFSVALLSFAKLIVADSEQFGLVTIRSGSALQYAGVYSKDGALYFGSGDSLSGVITDDGKLKFTDNTYAVVGDDGYLTASSDESTASTGFSIKSGYLAYADKNGFYGVLEDSSYKVATKSESSDSLPVAISARGSDGQVVPDFSADGSSSSSSAAPESSSETSSAAPETSSAAPETTTIAPETTSKDSNVVQTVAPVSQIGDGQIQATTGTQSVWIKTESGNNAGKVTFGAGAGIAAIAALLL